DNA from Bradyrhizobium japonicum USDA 6:
GCGCTCGCCACCGTGCCGCTGAAGGCGCTGAAGGACCGCAACAACCTGCCCGAAGATTCCGTCGACGACGTCGTGCTTGGCGTGGTCGACCCCGTCGGCGAAGCCGGCTCCGACATCGCGCGCTTCGCCGCGCTCAAGGCCGGCCTCGGTGAAGCCGTCCCCGGCGTGCAGATCAGCCGCTTCTGTGCTTCCGGCCTCGACGCCGTGAATTTTGCCGCAGCCCAGGTGATGAGCGGCCAGCATGAGCTGGTGATCGGTGGCGGCGCCGAATCGATGAGCCGCGTCGGCATCGGCGCCTCCGGTGGCGCCTGGCCGATGGACCCCTCGATGGCGGTGCCGGCCTACTTCATGCCGCAGGGCGTCTCGGCCGATCTGATCGCCACGAAGTACGGCTTCTCGCGCGACGACGTCGACGCCTATGCGGTGCAGAGCCAGCAGCGCGCCGGCACGGCCTGGGATGAGGGCCGGTTCAACAAGTCCATCGTGCCCGTGAAGGACATCAACGGCCTCACCATCCTCGCCAAGGACGAGCACATGCGTCCCTCGACGACGATGCAGTCGCTGGCGCAGCTGCAGCCGTCGTTCACGATGATGGCGCAGATGGGCGGCTTCGACGGAGTCGCGGTGCAGTCGCACCCGGAAATCGAGCGCGTCAATTACGTGCACCACGCCGGCAACTCGTCGGGCATCGTCGACGGCGCCGGCGCCGTGCTGCTCGGCAGCAAGGAAGCAGGCAGCAAGTACGGCCTGAAGCCGCGCGCAAAGATCCGCGCCTTCGCGAACGTCGGCTCCGAGCCGGCGATGATGCTGACCGGTCCGGTCGACGTCACCGAGAAGCTGTTCGCGCGTTCGGGCATGAAGAAGTCGGACATCGACCTGTTCGAGCTCAACGAAGCCTTTGCCTCGGTGGTGCTGCGCTACATCCAGGCCTTCGACATCGACAACGCCAAGATCAACGTCAATGGCGGCGCGATCGCGCTCGGCCATCCGCTTGGCGCGACCGGCGCGATGATCCTCGGCACCGTGCTCGACGAGCTCGAGCGCACCAACAAGTCCACTGCCCTCGTCACGCTGTGCATCGGCGGCGGCATGGGCACCGCGACCATCATCGAGCGCGTCTAAGGATAGGGAGCAACCAACATGGCTTACAAGAACTTCAAGGTTGAGACCGATTCCGACGGCATCGCGCTCGTCACCTGGGACATCCCGGGCCGTTCGATGAACGTGCTAGACGAGACCTCGACCAGCGAGCTCGATGCGATCGTCAAGGAGACCACGGCCGACGCCGCCGTGAAGGGCGTCGTCATCACCTCCGCCAAGGAGGCGTTCTGCGCCGGCGCCGATTTGTCGATGCTCGAGGGCATGAACCAGGCCTACGCCAAGGTCTTGAAGGAGCAGGACGAGACCGCCGCGAACCAGATGCTGTTCGACCAGAGCCGGCGCTTCTCGCAGGTGCTGCGCTCGATCGAGACCTCCGGCAAGCCGTGGGCGGCCGCGATCAACGGCCTCGCACTCGGCGGCGGTTTCGAGATCACGCTGTGCTGCCACTATCGCGTGGCGGCGGAAAATCCCAAGACGCGCCTCGGCCTGCCCGAGGTCAAGGTCGGCCTGTTCCCCGGCGCCGGCGGCACGCAGCGCGTGCCGCGCCTGGTGCCGCCGCAGGACGCGATGACGATCCTGCTCAAGGGCGATCCGGTCACGGTCGAGAAGGCCAAGGCGCTGAACCTCATTCACGCGATCGTCCCTGCGGCAGATCTCGTCAAGGCAGCGAAGGACTGGATCAAGGGCGGCGGCAAGGCCGTCGCGCCCTGGGACGAGAAGGGCTTCAAGCTGCCGGGCGGTCCGGTGTTCTCCAAGGCCGGCATGATGATGTTCCCGGCCGGCAACGCGATCTATCGCCGCGAGACCTACGACAATTATCCGGCCGCGCGCGCGATCATGAGCTGCGTCTATGAAGGCCTGCAGCTGCCGATCGATGCGGCGCTGCGCGTCGAGTCGCGCTACTTCACCTCGGTGCTGCGTTCGAAGGAAGCAGCCGCGATGATCCGCAGCCTGTTCCTGTCGATGCAGGAGCTCAACAAGGGTGCGCGCCGTCCGAAGGACGTAGCCCCGACCAAGGTGAAGAAGATCGCCGTGATCGGCGCCGGCTTCATGGGTGCGAGCGTCGGCTACGTCTCGGCCCGTGCC
Protein-coding regions in this window:
- a CDS encoding acetyl-CoA C-acetyltransferase, which codes for MADAYIYDHVRTPRGRGKADGALHEVTALALATVPLKALKDRNNLPEDSVDDVVLGVVDPVGEAGSDIARFAALKAGLGEAVPGVQISRFCASGLDAVNFAAAQVMSGQHELVIGGGAESMSRVGIGASGGAWPMDPSMAVPAYFMPQGVSADLIATKYGFSRDDVDAYAVQSQQRAGTAWDEGRFNKSIVPVKDINGLTILAKDEHMRPSTTMQSLAQLQPSFTMMAQMGGFDGVAVQSHPEIERVNYVHHAGNSSGIVDGAGAVLLGSKEAGSKYGLKPRAKIRAFANVGSEPAMMLTGPVDVTEKLFARSGMKKSDIDLFELNEAFASVVLRYIQAFDIDNAKINVNGGAIALGHPLGATGAMILGTVLDELERTNKSTALVTLCIGGGMGTATIIERV